One Burkholderia sp. 9120 genomic window, GCGCGACAAGGTGCGCGCCGAGGCCGCGCTGCAGCGCGTCGCCGCGACCGACGCACTGACCGGACTCAGCAACCGCCGCGCGTTCGACCACCGGCTCGCGCAGGAATGGCGGCGCGCGCAGCGCGAGCAGACGCCGCTAGCGCTGCTCTTTATCGACATCGATCATTTCAAGCGCTTCAACGACACCTACGGACACGCGACCGGCGACGAAGTGCTGACCGTGGTCGCCGAACGTATTGTGTCGGGCACACGACGCGCGCTGGATCTCGCCGCGCGCTACGGCGGCGAGGAATTCGCCGTGGTGCTGCCCAATACGTCGCTCGACGGCGCGCTCAAGGTCGCCGAAAAAATCCGCAAACGGGTCGAGTCGGCAGGACTCGCGAACAAAGATACGCCGGGCGGGCACGTAACGATCAGCGTCGGCTGCGCAGCGTGCCAGCCGCCTGAAGGCGGCAGCGCGGCCGCATTGCTGGCGGCAGCGGATGCCCAGTTGTATGCGGCGAAAGCGGCCGGACGCAACCGCGTGATGGCGCGCGCGATTACCGCGCAACTGGCCGTCTGAACGCGCTACATCGATTCACCCTTCACTTCGCATCAATTAGTCCAGCCTGGTTTATTCGCGCGACCAAGCTTTCAATTTCAAACAGAAGCGGATTCGCTTCTCAATTCGTTGGATTTAAAAAGGCGACCGCACGCTAAGCTTCGTTTCGCGCGAGCGCGAGGGCAAGCTCGCGCGTATTTTCCAAAAACTTCCACAAAATCAAAAAATGATAACCAGTAAATTTGGAATCGCCGTGGTGGCGGCGGCGTCGTTCGTTACCGTCGCGCCTGCTTACGCGGCGCTGGGTAGCGCGCCGACGTATCCGGTGACGGCCAGCAGCACCGGCGCGGGCGCGGCCAGTCCGGGCGGCGCCGCGGTGGCGCGCTTCGCGGCGAGCGCAAGCGCCAATGCGGCGACGCCGGCTTATACCGTCAGTCAGACGACGCTGCCGTCCGGCACGGTGGTCAACGAGTACATCACGGCGGGGAACACCGTGTTCGCGTTGAGCTGGCAAGGTCCGACCATGCCGCCGCTGAAGACGCTGCTCGCGACTTACTTCCCGACTTACGTCCAGGCACTCACCGACGCGCACAACACCCAAGGCGGCGGCTACGGCGCCGCCGTCGTGCGTCAGACGGGGCTGGTCGTGGAGACGGGTGGGCACATGGGCTCCTTCGTGGGTCGTGCCTATTTGCCGCAAGCGCTGCCGCAAGGCCTGAGCGCTGACGACATCAAGTAAATCAACAGAAATCAAACGAGAGAATACAAGTGCGCAAAATCGCATGGATTATTGCCGCGGCGCTCGGCCTGAGTCTGGCCGCCTGCGGTGGGGGTGGTGGCAGCAGCGGCAGCTCGACGGCCAATTCGTCGACCTCGGGTAGCAGTTCGAACACGCCTTCGAGCGGCACGACGAACGGCATCACGAGCCCGCCGTTGACCAGCTCGACGCCCAACGTACTCGCGGCCGACGCGTCCGCCGTGCCGACCGCGGTCGGTCCCGGCAACACGATGGCGGTGACGGTCACCGGCACGGGCATTCACAACCAGCCGATGGTGAGCATCAAGCTCTGCAAGCCGGGGACGAACGCCACCGCCAACTGCGTGACGATTCCGAACGTGCTGGTCGACACGGGTTCGTACGGGCTGCGCCTCGTGCGTTCCGTGATTCCGGACGCGACCTTCAACACGTTCGGCACTGAAACGGCCAATAGCCTGCCGCTCGCCGAGTGCGCCTTGTTCGGCAGCGGTTATACGTGGGGCACGGTGCATACTGCCGACCTCGCGCTGTCGGGCGAAGTTGCCTCGACGCTGCCGATCCAGGTGATCGGCGACCCGGCGCTGACGACGGCCGCGCCGTCCGAATGCCAGGTGGGCCGCCTGATGGCGACCGCCGCCGATGTGGGCGCGAACGGCATTCTCGGCATCGGCGTGAGTCCGACGGACTGCGGTTCGGCGTGCGCCGTCGCGCCACTGTTGACGCACTACTACACCAACGCGGGCACGGCCACCACGGTGCCGCTCAGCGGCCAGGTCGCCAATCCGGTTTCGTATTTCGTGCAGGACAACAACGGCGTGATTCTCGAGATGGCACAGGTGTCCGATAGCGGCAGCGCGTCGGCCCAGGGCACGCTTGTGTTCGGTATCGACACGCAGGCCAACAACACGTTGGCCGGCACGAGCGCAACGTTGATCAGGACGGATATCAACAGCAACTTCACGTCGACCTATAACGGCACGACGCAGACCAGCACGTTCTTCGATTCCGGTTCGACGGTGATGTTCTTCCCGGATACGACGATCGCTCGCGACCCGGCGAGCAGCTACTACGTGCCGACCGCGACGGTGGGCCGCACGGCGACGCTGAGCTCGACCAGTCCGGCTAGCGCGACGCTGGGCTTCAACATCGCCAACGGGTTGACGTTGAGCGCGTCGGGAAACAACGCGTTCAACAACCTCGGCATCTATATGCCCGGTCAGTTCGACTTCGGTTTGCCGTTCTTTTACGGCCGGCATGTGTTCTACGGCATCGCGGGACACTCGTCGACGGGTGGCGGCCTCGGGCCTTATGTGGCGTACGTGTCGAGTTGAGCGGCGTGACGTTTGGCCCACAACGCTTGCGAGACTGAATACATCGCAGCACTGAAATAAACCCGGCCGCGCGCCGGGTTTATTCTTTAGGGCGCCGTATCGGGTCGAACTGATCGATCCCGATGCTCAAGTTATTCATCTTTGTGCCGATAGGGTTGATGGGGCGCCAGGTGATTAATCAGAATGCCCGCCTTTTCATCACCCGAAAATGACAATGAAGACCTCTTTGAACCGGCGCACAAGCGCCGTGTTCGCCGCGTTCTGCCGGAGCGCATGTGCGCAGAATTCAACGCCGTCGACGGCCACATCGAATGACTTCATGATCGGTGCGATGACTGGTGCGCAGCGCCTCGACCTCGACCTTGACCTGGACGTTGACCTTGATCGCCTGAACGAGCGTCAACCCCATGGCGTCAACCAGTGGCTGATGACGCAGCGAGGCGCAGCGTGAAGTCCGTCGCGTTGCTTCACCCACTGCGACGGCTCACGTTCCTGCCCGCGCTGCTGACGGCGCTCACGTTGACCGCGGCGGCCGTTGCGCCGCTCGGCGCCGGCGCCATGTCGGCCGGCGCGCAGGACGCTGCGCGTCTGCCGCGTCCGTTCCCGGCTTTGCCGCTCCTGCCGTTCGGCGATCCGACCACACCCTGCGCGCTGCGCTTCGGCGCCAGCCAGGAGTGGGCGGCCTCGCCGCTTGCCAAGCCCGCGCAACTGCTCGCATCGTGCGGCACCGAGGCGGCGGCCGGCAATCTCGACGCGCGCGCCATCTATGGACAGATGATGCTGTTCGGCTACGCGATGCCGCCGTCCGACACCGGCCTCGCGATGTTGCAGCAGGCCGCCGTCGACGGCTCGCGCAGCGCGCAACGTGTGGTCGGTTCGCTCTACCGCGACGGCATGCGTGCGCCGAAAGACTACGCCGCCGCGCGACGCTGGCTGACGCTCTCCGCGGACCAGGGCGACGGCCTCGCGGCCGAGACGCTCGGCCTGATGGACTACAACGGCGAAGGCGGCGCGGTCGACTTCGCCTCGGCCTACGCCGAGTTCGCGCGCGCCGCGGATCACGGCTCGTCGCACAGCGCGTCCAACGCCGGGCAAATCCTGTTCGACGGCCGGGCGGGCGTGCCGCGCGACGTCGCGGGCGGCGTCACGTGGTTCATTCAGGGCGCGACGCGCGGCGATGCCGACGGGGCGTTCCTGCTCGGCATGGCGCTGTTGCGCGGCACCGGCGTGAAGCAGGACGTTCGCAACGCGGCGGGCTGGATCAATACGGCTGCGGAGCGCGGCCATCTCGGCGCGCACGCGGTGCTCGCCGATCTGTACGTGGCCGGCGCTGGCGTGCCGCGCGACGAGAAAAAGGGTTTTGCGTTGATGTCCTACGCGGCGAGCCGCGGCTCGGTCTACGCGCAGCGCCGGCTCGGCGAACTGTATGCAGGAGGCACCGGCACGGCGCGCAACCTGGCGCTGGCGCGGGCATGGCATCGCAAAGCCGCGCTGGAAGGCGATGCGACTGCGCGTTTCCAACTGGCCGTTGAGTATCGGTTGGGCCTTGGCGGTCCCAAGGATCTCGACGCCGCAATCGGCTGGATGCGCGGCGCGGCTCAGGCCGGCCTCGCGGCGGCGCAGAACGATCTCGGCACCATGCTGCAGCGTGGCGAAGGCGAGCCACGCAATCTCGTCGAAGCGAAGCAGTGGTATCAGCGGGCCTCCGACCAGGGACTCGGCATCGCCGCGTTCAACCTGGCGTCGCTCGCCGATGCCGGGCTCGGCATGCCGAAAGATCCGGCGCTCGCGTTCCGGCTCGCGCATACCGGCGCCGAGCGCGGCGATCCGCAAGCCACGCTGATGGTCGGCCGGATGCTGTTCGTCGGCGATGGTGTGCCGGTCGATAAGGCGCAGGCGTTGGTCTGGTATCGCAAGGCCGCCGATCTCGGCAACGTCGACGGAGCACGTCAGACCGGCTGGCAGTATATGTACGGCATCGGCGTGCCGCGCGATGCGGTGCTCGGCCAGCGTTATCTGGAAACGGCCGCGCGGGCCGGCAATGCTCAGGCGCAGACCATCCTGGGTTTGTATCTGCTGGAAATGCAGGCGAACGGCGGTAGGGATGCCAATAAGGACACGGCCAAAGCCGACGGCAAGGCGTGGCACGTCAAGGCGGTCGCGCAAAACTTCGCGCCGGCCTATACCGCGATGGGCACGGTCTACTCCAAAGGCCAGGGCATGCCGCCCGATCAGCCGACCGCGATCAAATGGTTCACGCGCGGCGCCGAATCGAACGATCTCGCCTCGCAACGCGTGCTGTGTCTCGCCTATGCGAACGGCGCCGGCGTGACGCGCAATCCCGAGCTGGCGCAGCGCTGGTGCCGCGCCGCCGCGCAAGCCGGCGACCTCTTCGCGATGCGTCGGCTGGCCGTCGGCATTGCAGACACGACGTCGGAGCGCGACAGCAGTTACTGGCAATGGCGAATCGCGAGTCGCGGCGACGCGGTCTATCAGTCGATGCTCGGCGACTCGTACGATCTGGGCCGCGGCGTCCCCGCCGACTTCAGTGCAGCGGTCTACTGGTTCCGGCTCGCGGCGGAACAGGGCAATGTCTCGGCGCAAAGTTCGCTGGCGTGGCATCTGTTTACCGGGCTCGGCGGCGAGCGTAACGATCGGGAGGCGCTGGCCTGGGCCAACCGGGCGGCCGACACCAGTTCGGGCGCCATGGCCATGGTCGGCGAGGCTTATCTGTACGGCCGAGGTGTTCCGCAAGACGTTGATGTTGCGCGCGGCTGGCTTGAAAAGGCCGCAGCGGCCGGTTCGGGCGAGGCGGCCAGCGATCTCGCGAATCTGTATGAGACCGGCAATGGCGTGCCGCGCGATGATGCGCTGGCGCTGAGTTGGCATCGGAAAGCCGCTGCGCTCGGGAGCAATGCGGGAACCATCGCGCTCGCGCTGCGCGCTGAAGCTACGGGGGATGTGCACGCGCTGAATGGCCGCTCGATGCAGTGGCTCGCTGTTGCCGGCGATCCGGGTTCGGCTGGTTCGGCTGGTTCGGCTGGTGCGGCTGGTGCGGCTGGTGCGGCTGGTGCGGCCGGCGGTGCGCGCGCGCCCGCTTCGAACGACGCGACCGAATCCGGCCTGGCCTCGTGGGCTGCCCTCTCAACCTTGAACGAAGCCTTGCTGGGCGACACGCTGCGGCAGTATGAGATCGGCATGCGCTATCTGTCAGGCGACGGCGTGATGCGTGACAAGGCGCTCGGCGATGCGTGGCTTCAGCGTGCGCTGGCCGGCTTCGCGGCCGAACCCCATCACGCCATGTATGCGGATGCGGTCCGCGCCGTCGAACAACGCGTTAGCGCGCAACTGAGCGCGGATGAGCGGGAGCGGGCGCATCGGGTGGCCGTCAATCTGCTGGCGACGGTTCCGTCGAGCGCGGTCGCGGCGGGGGCGTATCGAAGCTGAAAGAAGCCGGCGCGTTTCAAGTTGAACGCAGGCGGCAAGCAGGAAGGTTTGGGTCTCGACCCAGGTTGAGAACCAAACCAGCGCCGCCGCGTATCCGAGCGACGCATTTGAACGACGCATTTGAATCGCCGCAATCATGTCAGCGGACGAGCACGGCGCGTCCGGCCACCGCATGAACATGAGCTGGTGCTGCGCCAGCAGCGCTCCAGCGAAATTCCGTAGCCGGATTGATTTTGACGTCCGGCCAGTGGCAACCTTGCGCATCCATCCCGGCGGAACGCTACGGAGGCGACCATGACCGACCCCTTCCTCGACTCGCACGACGACGACCTCGCCCATTTCGACGCACATGGCACCGCGCCGCTGCCGGCGTCGAACGATCAGGGCCATGTCGAGCATGCCGGCGCGCAAATCTGGTACGCGTCTTATGGCGCCGGCGCGCCGGTGATTCTGCTGCACGGCGGCCTCGGCCATAGCGGCAACTGGGGCTACCAGATTCCCGCACTGCTCGACGCGGGGTATCGCGTGGTGGTGGTCGACAGTCGAGGCCACGGCCGCAGCACGCGCGACACGCAGCCCTATCGCTACGAGTTGATGGCATCCGACGTGCTGGCCGTGATGAACCGCTTGCAACTCGAACGCGCCGCGCTGGCCGGCTGGAGCGACGGCGCATGCGTCGCGCTGGTGTTGGCCAGCGAGGCGCCCGAACGCGTGGCGGGCGTGTTCTTCTTCGGCTGCAACATGGACCCCAGCGGCACCCGGCCGTTCGTGCCGACACCGGTAATCGACCGTTGCTTCAGCCGGCATCGCAAGGACTACGCGAAACGATCGGCGACGCCGGGCGAGTTCGACGCGTTCGTCGGCGCGGTCAGCGAGATGATGCGCACGCAGCCCAACTACAGCGCGGACGACCTGACGCAGATCCGCGTGCCGGTTGCGATCGTGCAGAGCGAACACGACGAGTTCATCAAACCGGAACACGCCGACTATCTTGCCCGCACGATTCCCGGCGCGGCACTCATCGCGCTGCCCGGCGTGAGCCATTTCGCGCCGCTACAAAGACCCGGCCAATTCAATCGCGTGCTGCTGGATTTTCTGCGCCGCGTTTTGCCCTGAACGGGCTCGCGATGCCTGGAAATTAAGCATCGCGGCGAATCGGCGGGAATCCGTGTCGCGCCCAAGCCCGAAAATTTCACGATGTGGCATGAACGCTTGCTTCGTAAAAAATCGTGGTGCGTGGCACAAATTCGCCATTTCGCAATGTCGCCCCGCATTGCACATCGCAAAATGAACAACGCAAGCCTTTATTTTTAAACGAATTTTTTTGTTAGGTCGCCCCATCTAAGAACGGCTTGCGCCGCTACTCGCTGACGTAGACTCTTTTACAAGAGCCGGCGCTTCATGCAGTCGTGGCAGGTTGGACGGGACGATCAGGCGGTTGGACGGTCCCCACCCTCGCGCACGAAACCGCACCGGCACAGCGGTTTTTAAATGGCAATTGGGAGACTGAAAATGAAAGGCTTTCGCTTTGGCTCGACCCAGGGAGCGTTCTACATTTTGCCGGGACAGGATGGTTGGGCTGCCACTTACGGCAACGAAACGCTCGGCGAATTTTCCAGCGCGCAACAGGCCGCCGACGACCTCGCGCGTGGTCTGATCTGCCCGCATCTGTCCGAAGGCGACGATACCTCGTCGCTCGAAATTCCGGAGAAGCTCAGCGATTGGGAAATCGTTCACGTGTGAGGGCAGGTATGACGGCTGCCCACGTAGAAGTGAAAACGACGATGGCGCTCGAGAGCGCCATCGTCGTGCTTACTGCTTATTTCCGTGCGGTTTGCGCAGGTGTTGCTGCTGCCCTGGCTAATGCATCGACTGCGGCATCGACTACTTTATGCCACCGCGTCCACGATCTTGTTCAGCGTGGCGCTCGGGCGCATGGCCTTGCTCGTCAGCTCGACGTTCGGACGGTAGTAACCGCCGATTTCCACTGCCTTGCCTTGCGCTGCGGCGAGTTCTTCGATGATCTTCGCTTCGTTGTCGGCCATGGCCTTCGCCACGCCGGCGAACTGCGCCTGCAACGCCGCGTCTTCGGTTTGCGCCGCGAGTGCTTCCGCCCAGTACATAGCCAGGTAGAAGTGGCTGCCGCGGTTGTCGATACCGCCGACCTTGCGCGCCGGCGACTTGTCGTTGTCGAGG contains:
- a CDS encoding DUF2844 domain-containing protein, giving the protein MITSKFGIAVVAAASFVTVAPAYAALGSAPTYPVTASSTGAGAASPGGAAVARFAASASANAATPAYTVSQTTLPSGTVVNEYITAGNTVFALSWQGPTMPPLKTLLATYFPTYVQALTDAHNTQGGGYGAAVVRQTGLVVETGGHMGSFVGRAYLPQALPQGLSADDIK
- a CDS encoding DUF3443 domain-containing protein, which gives rise to MRKIAWIIAAALGLSLAACGGGGGSSGSSTANSSTSGSSSNTPSSGTTNGITSPPLTSSTPNVLAADASAVPTAVGPGNTMAVTVTGTGIHNQPMVSIKLCKPGTNATANCVTIPNVLVDTGSYGLRLVRSVIPDATFNTFGTETANSLPLAECALFGSGYTWGTVHTADLALSGEVASTLPIQVIGDPALTTAAPSECQVGRLMATAADVGANGILGIGVSPTDCGSACAVAPLLTHYYTNAGTATTVPLSGQVANPVSYFVQDNNGVILEMAQVSDSGSASAQGTLVFGIDTQANNTLAGTSATLIRTDINSNFTSTYNGTTQTSTFFDSGSTVMFFPDTTIARDPASSYYVPTATVGRTATLSSTSPASATLGFNIANGLTLSASGNNAFNNLGIYMPGQFDFGLPFFYGRHVFYGIAGHSSTGGGLGPYVAYVSS
- a CDS encoding tetratricopeptide repeat protein, whose translation is MKSVALLHPLRRLTFLPALLTALTLTAAAVAPLGAGAMSAGAQDAARLPRPFPALPLLPFGDPTTPCALRFGASQEWAASPLAKPAQLLASCGTEAAAGNLDARAIYGQMMLFGYAMPPSDTGLAMLQQAAVDGSRSAQRVVGSLYRDGMRAPKDYAAARRWLTLSADQGDGLAAETLGLMDYNGEGGAVDFASAYAEFARAADHGSSHSASNAGQILFDGRAGVPRDVAGGVTWFIQGATRGDADGAFLLGMALLRGTGVKQDVRNAAGWINTAAERGHLGAHAVLADLYVAGAGVPRDEKKGFALMSYAASRGSVYAQRRLGELYAGGTGTARNLALARAWHRKAALEGDATARFQLAVEYRLGLGGPKDLDAAIGWMRGAAQAGLAAAQNDLGTMLQRGEGEPRNLVEAKQWYQRASDQGLGIAAFNLASLADAGLGMPKDPALAFRLAHTGAERGDPQATLMVGRMLFVGDGVPVDKAQALVWYRKAADLGNVDGARQTGWQYMYGIGVPRDAVLGQRYLETAARAGNAQAQTILGLYLLEMQANGGRDANKDTAKADGKAWHVKAVAQNFAPAYTAMGTVYSKGQGMPPDQPTAIKWFTRGAESNDLASQRVLCLAYANGAGVTRNPELAQRWCRAAAQAGDLFAMRRLAVGIADTTSERDSSYWQWRIASRGDAVYQSMLGDSYDLGRGVPADFSAAVYWFRLAAEQGNVSAQSSLAWHLFTGLGGERNDREALAWANRAADTSSGAMAMVGEAYLYGRGVPQDVDVARGWLEKAAAAGSGEAASDLANLYETGNGVPRDDALALSWHRKAAALGSNAGTIALALRAEATGDVHALNGRSMQWLAVAGDPGSAGSAGSAGAAGAAGAAGAAGGARAPASNDATESGLASWAALSTLNEALLGDTLRQYEIGMRYLSGDGVMRDKALGDAWLQRALAGFAAEPHHAMYADAVRAVEQRVSAQLSADERERAHRVAVNLLATVPSSAVAAGAYRS
- a CDS encoding alpha/beta hydrolase, producing MTDPFLDSHDDDLAHFDAHGTAPLPASNDQGHVEHAGAQIWYASYGAGAPVILLHGGLGHSGNWGYQIPALLDAGYRVVVVDSRGHGRSTRDTQPYRYELMASDVLAVMNRLQLERAALAGWSDGACVALVLASEAPERVAGVFFFGCNMDPSGTRPFVPTPVIDRCFSRHRKDYAKRSATPGEFDAFVGAVSEMMRTQPNYSADDLTQIRVPVAIVQSEHDEFIKPEHADYLARTIPGAALIALPGVSHFAPLQRPGQFNRVLLDFLRRVLP